One window of Xylocopa sonorina isolate GNS202 chromosome 9, iyXylSono1_principal, whole genome shotgun sequence genomic DNA carries:
- the Smd3 gene encoding small ribonucleoprotein particle protein SmD3 — protein MSIGVPIKVLHEAEGHTITCETNTGEVYRGRLVEAEDNMNCHMQNITVTYRDGRDASLENVYIRGSKIRFLILPDMLKNAPMFKRPGGKGSGTAGRGKSAILRAQARGRGRGQNQRGRGTGSAPWLNQQNQPGGSQAGRGRG, from the exons ATGTCGATCGGAGTACCGATAAAAGTGCTTCACGAAGCGGAAGGTCATACCATAACCTGTGAGACGAACACTGGTGAAGTGTACCGTGGCAGATTGGTAGAAGCTGAGGACAATATGAATTGTCACATGCAGAATATCACAGTAACGTACAGGGACGGTCGAGATGCGTCGTTAGAGAACGTTTATATTAGGGGATCGAAAATAAGATTTCTCATATTGCCGGATATGCTGAAGAATGCGCCAATGTTTAAGCGACCCGGTGGGAAGGGTTCAGGAACCGCTGGCAGAGGCAAATCTGCTATTTTACGCGCCCAAG CTCGTGGAAGGGGTAGAGGTCAAAATCAAAGAGGAAGAGGCACGGGTTCCGCGCCGTGGCTTAATCAACAAAATCAACCCGGAGGATCTCAAGCAGGAAGGGGACGGGGTTAA